Proteins encoded within one genomic window of Anopheles gambiae chromosome 3, idAnoGambNW_F1_1, whole genome shotgun sequence:
- the LOC1277459 gene encoding mucin-2 isoform X2: MEFKFGMLWIVSCILLLNQGNVFAQTKRSFRTSAAQGRALGSNPRQSTSSSVDFECPEEFGYYPHPSDCSQYYVCVFGGALLESCTGGLMYSHELQTCDWPRNVGCDLPALSAPSAPASRTVTPRVPQVLSRVRFSSSAPSAPSGPSGPSGPSGPSGPSGPSGPSGPAEPSAPARIQQIRNLPPPPPPPANPNPVITTRGQPKNSPQEDIAKLYAEAHETLPPVEEDESDRQQRVYRGQPSTVSQVQRDRDGILQQQSVNAIPTQAKVGSFAYSAQPQPFSVDHDDASLQTLDDTHDAKAHDRKKRDTAAAQTKTDSETDTAPTSLVTQIDPTATVSLAEDDTSATKTKRSNADEASLAPENSPESLAGSSEGQRTSRQLRQLGNWQYRSLDTSLSRQNGYSPSSFDPFGYTVLPTATTYFKPGARYFQPQTYSKKELTYNDYLEAYGKSKQPTYNVRPAELQPHKTSGLQNYKTVAKITPQDTIIPLLLANQQQQSHRSHQPNYGQAQFTAAAFVNSHNAKKYTTPASPLDGDEETIPDNFAFFHFGNTYSSTPISVNNHAKAAKQSKPSNVQISNVAQPTQKTPYIAFSSVGGFFNNQPTANPLKESFVLKPNHSSKPKQTHSGSSGGPSTPAPVYEGISNAIQSNGLRFAVTTPKIVAGTGLELYQPNVYLNAPRPQVYSGYSAKPAGAIYEASTPKPSAQFVTKSTNGFQPIAVSTTPKYYQPQVSKTVSPSEYSKFYESIKNTHIAQVKPNAEPSPPVRIGASQLAVYRPTVSNNTKLQPVSQGYGPQQVFYSPVRSSSLSPVPKPQDSGEFYYEEDDEIDQRGQKYVKNTLDVVRRPVYGKRPYGDEEEDEDEYYEDDEDDDDEYQYRYPVNKSKYTPMTETMAPRPMLNLTTPKPPGAVSGNLYYNYETTTWRPVTVTTYSQGSTSDIPPIIKFPEDVFQGIKPLGDVPRYLNKSTLRPYTVRQRLRPTVVQHNHLEENVPSERVRISTTTTTTTTTTTRPPPTTTTTPRYYPTTVRTRIPTKTIPTRRPVTTTTTSEPPPPPTTTTQTTSRKRYTIRPNRGQQRWRTTETPEPSTGLNGRQASPTRPTKHRPQLELDERLPNRVETSSPAPPSRYVPEQQQSQQQQQQQQQQQKTQLTQSNRNYYNTSNYEPSAYDSYYAVYDEDVELYRDVEYQPQPQKPVVSSTYRPTVVTTVAPTSQRDPYVTSPRTTYQRPSYQADYDDALVAQLEEDRYNQKHTNTQIRSSQLDDQSIKTTPKSIILTLAARAGSSSTPEPPSPFLVSFAPSPQSPYESPRYRSSTSSVPRYIKPSSTTTPLPTTTTTIPTSTSTTLPPTTTTVTYSPSADPYPRFRPSTQYDQHAPTGIKFHPIPDDHYYDDDSDAPEDSVDQVEHGYAQLSKTRYDYGSPSRVTPDSSNDQSTKQFITQKLLPVFSHQYASQSDPRSASSANAHALTADTYGETPFSYDTRPDFSASGAAEQFVPLTSNLPPTTTTTSTRKPTTASTTTTTTTRRPTTTSTTTTTTTTTTKKPTTTPTTTTTTTTTTSTTRAPPTTQESQRQKLQKFIISDVQPSSFRSPFSTTAKAVQPLPDYDTYLYHESIPSSVRSRNQHTFLKAIATTLSATQSSTIATTTPEAPIVRSFTTVGSTAVAPLVTYSPRLEQVNLNKAVRLPQPAQTREEQRPVLSTFSSDSRSEQKFSSNRFYNLTLSAGFVGLPGSSSGAAYRGRVEMPRNQEPVPRYTSFTLSDAVTSSVRRLPTTVSEAVPETTTPLTTVTVPSTTTSTTTTTTTTVSPISLATSSGPSNVRFVLSSSLATTARPRGVAFSRIPDESVALYKSRDVPTVTARIVSTRPQTVVPTASSDWVPLIQEKILSSPKTNTLHEQEDHERETDDPLLSARVPANTEESIVAGTTIASTPPTRFPPRTTLAPFGTLEGRKNVDKVQTVPTRAGVVKEAPNKALDPVTNAPTRPVVSPYKSLEVQRQTTSSDKPFASTSRVISNLYRTTTPEIPAVGGPTVRSYLQLTAVPKLAAILREATTTVASTTTTSTTTTTTVAPPTTTVSSTSEEPSTTLRTSTTSTSPAVPTTSFASSSSSEEVITTTASTLPRSTEVYRGRYRPVFSFVRSSESYDEVTTPRYRYLRNRGRDSPRRSYTRLRPTPQSYSLTSSTLEDVEKISPASSTLTPTRDNSGAVDSTVLSISTEYSDRAVSSSSASAAYLNRLPTTDRTKYQSTDRELSKTAHVKSRYEQFDFNRTEVEDRVRQPVISTTGQSGIRIVQITDKPVYYTRFHSTSTEESSFAVANSSRQPESTTKKFRATVEMPEMNIPTEKELLSYHQDSSGNTSEDEDRDEEEDDEDVIDDDDDGEPADEDLADYSYLETSSAPSSTSTTTTTTTTSKPAPTTTTTSTTTTTTTTPPAPTTSSTTTLRSTFKPMARASKRYTTPHYAAVTTERNVYAAVPSRFYPSTTQGSNLTAGAAYLEPRNPDLPYHGARASTLAPLASSPNPSTTPSSPDAVSLRMHDGKGYFHPSSSPSSSSSSLPPPSTSSPVTPTTTNATTTITTTTTTTTVRPPTTYSANKLPPRASRVNNAIKTTIAAAQLPRRYSKPSAAGKSIQCTENSLSAKCNEIPSRVSNNNSNNNRNRGSSQYATDGQSTVSANRGTHPPRARPTLKPSQNIVSKAQEFVDIYRYPPTRPEPLYPQPTPDKTAAKCRKDVCLLPDCSCGGKDVPGELPVEQVPQIVLLTFDDSVNDLNKQLYQDLFERGRVNPNGCPITATFYVSHEWTDYSQVQNLYADGHEMASHTVSHSFGESFSPKKWAREVAGQREILSAYGGVKLEDVRGMRAPFLSIGGNKMFKMLHDFNFTYDSSMPVYENRPPSWPYTLDYKIFHDCMIPPCPTKSYPGVWEVPMVMWQDLNGGRCSMGDACSNPPEAEGVYKMIMKNFERHYTTNRAPFGLYYHAAWFTQPHHKEGFIQFLDAINSMKDVFIITNWQALQWVRDPTPLSRINSFTPFQCNYAGRPKRCNNPKVCNLWHKSGVRYMRTCQPCPDIYPWTGKTGIRSSRIDNDIEVADTN, from the exons GAAATGTATTCGCACAGACAAAACGCTCGTTCCGTACGAGCGCAGCCCAGGGCCGGGCCCTCGGTTCCAACCCGCGACAGTCGACCTCGTCCAGCGTGGACTTCGAGTGTCCGGAAGAGTTCGGCTACTATCCGCACCCGAGCGACTGCTCGCAGTACTACGTGTGCGTGTTCGGCGGTGCGCTGCTGGAAAGCTGTACCGGCGGGCTGATGTACAGCCACGAGCTGCAGACCTGCGACTGGCCACGCAACGTTGGCTGTGATCTGCCCGCGCTGAGTGCCCCTTCGGCACCGGCCAGCCGCACAGTGACGCCCCGCGTCCCACAGGTGCTGAGCAGAGTGCGCTTCTCGTCCTCGGCTCCGTCAGCGCCGTCCGGTCCGTCGGGACCATCGGGCCCATCGGGCCCGTCGGGACCGTCGGGACCTTCGGGACCCTCAGGACCGGCTGAACCGTCCGCACCGGCACGCATTCAGCAGATTCGCAATCTGcccccaccgccaccaccgccggccaATCCGAACCCCGTGATTACCACCCGTGGACAGCCGAAGAACTCACCGCAGGAAGATATCGCGAAG CTCTACGCCGAAGCACACGAAACACTGCCGCCAGTAGAGGAAGACGAATCGGATCGTCAACAGCGTGTCTACCGTGGACAGCCCAGCACGGTGTCGCAGGTGCAGCGCGATCGTGAcggcatcctgcagcagcagagtgTTAACGCTATACCGACTCAGGCTAAAGTAGGTTCCTTCGCGTACAGTGCTCAACCTCAGCCGTTCAG TGTTGACCATGATGACGCGTCACTGCAAACGCTAGACGACACGCACGACGCCAAAGCTCATGATCGCAAGAAGCGCGACACGGCCGCGGCCCAAACCAAGACTGATAGCGAAACAGACACCGCCCCTACCTCACTGGTGACACAGATAGACCCAACGGCCACGGTGTCCCTTGCCGAAGATGACACATCTGCGACCAAAACCAAACGCTCCAACGCGGACGAAGCATCTCTTGCGCCCGAAAACTCTCCCGAAAGTTTAGCCGGCAGTTCGGAAGGCCAGCGGACCTCACGCCAACTTCGTCAGCTAGGCAACTGGCAGTACCGCTCCCTAGACACGTCCCTGTCCCGCCAAAACGGCTACTCGCCCAGCAGTTTTGATCCGTTCGGGTACACCGTACTACCAACGGCGACGACCTACTTCAAGCCAGGCGCACGCTACTTCCAACCACAAACCTACAGCAAAAAGGAGCTGACCTACAACGACTATCTGGAGGCGTACGGCAAGAGCAAACAGCCGACCTACAACGTTCGGCCAGCTGAGCTGCAGCCGCACAAAACGTCTGGCTTACAGAACTATAAAACGGTTGCCAAGATTACGCCACAGGATACGATCATTCCGCTGCTGCTCGcaaaccagcagcaacaatctcATCGATCGCACCAACCGAACTACGGACAGGCTCAGTTCACAGCGGCCGCCTTTGTCAATAGTCACAATGCCAAGAAGTACACGACGCCGGCTTCTCCACTCGATGGAGACGAAGAAACGATCCCGGACAACTTTGCGTTCTTCCACTTCGGAAATACTTACTCCTCTACGCCGATCTCCGTGAACAACCATGCCAAAGCGGCGAAACAGTCCAAACCCTCCAACGTACAGATCTCAAACGTAGCGCAACCGACACAGAAAACTCCTTACATTGCATTCAGCTCGGTTGGTGGATTTTTCAACAATCAACCAACGGCAAACCCGCTCAAAGAGAGCTTTGTCTTGAAACCAAATCACTCGTCGAAACCGAAACAGACCCACTCGGGGTCTTCCGGAGGCCCTAGCACTCCGGCACCCGTGTACGAGGGTATCTCTAATGCGATCCAATCGAATGGACTTCGGTTCGCTGTGACTACGCCCAAGATTGTAGCCGGGACGGGACTGGAGCTCTATCAACCGAACGTGTATCTTAATGCTCCACGGCCACAGGTTTACAGTGGCTACAGCGCCAAGCCTGCAGGTGCTATCTACGAGGCGTCAACACCGAAACCAAGTGCACAGTTTGTTACCAAGTCGACGAATGGCTTTCAACCGATCGCTGTATCAACCACACCGAAGTACTATCAGCCGCAGGTCTCCAAAACGGTAAGCCCAAGCGAGTACAGCAAATTCTACGAATCCATCaagaacacacacattgcTCAGGTGAAACCTAATGCGGAACCTTCACCACCGGTACGGATTGGTGCTAGTCAGCTAGCGGTCTATCGTCCGACCGTTTCGAACAACACCAAGCTACAGCCCGTTTCGCAGGGTTATGGCCCTCAGCAAGTGTTCTACAGTCCGGTGCGATCGTCTTCGCTCAGTCCGGTGCCAAAGCCACAAGATTCCGGCGAGTTCTACTACGAAGAAGATGATGAGATTGATCAGCGCGGACAGAAGTATGTGAAAAACACACTGGACGTCGTGCGACGCCCAGTGTACGGTAAACGTCCATACGGAGATGAGGAAGAGGACGAAGATGAGTACTACGAggacgatgaggatgatgatgatgagtatCAGTATCGCTACCCGGTAAACAAGTCCAAGTACACTCCAATGACGGAAACTATGGCACCTCGTCCAATGCTCAACCTTACCACACCCAAACCTCCCGGTGCAGTCTCAGGCAATCTATACTACAACTACGAAACCACTACCTGGCGTCCAGTGACCGTGACGACGTACTCTCAGGGGTCCACCTCGGACATTCCGCCCATTATCAAATTCCCCGAGGATGTATTCCAGGGCATTAAACCTCTTGGTGATGTGCCGCGTTACCTGAACAAGTCCACCCTACGCCCTTACACCGTCCGACAAAGGCTACGACCCACCGTTGTGCAGCACAACCATCTCGAAGAAAACGTCCCCAGTGAGCGGGTTCGCATTAGCACGACGACTACTACCACGACTACCACCACGACAAGACCACCTCcgactaccaccaccacaccacgctACTATCCAACCACGGTGCGTACACGCATCCCGACCAAGACGATCCCAACCCGCCGACCGGTGACCACGACGACCACGtccgaaccaccaccaccaccgacgacCACCACCCAGACGACGTCGCGCAAACGGTACACGATCCGACCGAATCGTGGCCAGCAGCGCTGGCGCACTACCGAGACACCGGAACCAAGTACGGGACTCAACGGCCGACAGGCCAGCCCGACCCGACCGACCAAACATCGACCGCAACTGGAGCTCGATGAACGCCTACCGAACAG AGTGGAAACATCGTCGCCAGCACCACCGAGCCGATACGTGCCCGAGCAACAGCaatcacaacagcagcagcagcagcagcagcaacagcagaagaCGCAGCTCACGCAAAGCAACAGAAATTACTACAACACCAGCAACTATGAACCATCTGCGTACGATTCGTACTATGCCGTCTACGACGAGGACGTTGAACTGTACCGAGATGTTG AATATCAACCGCAGCCCCAGAAACCTGTCGTTTCGTCCACCTACCGTCCGACAGTGGTCACCACCGTTGCTCCCACTTCTCAGCGAGATCCGTACGTCACTTCTCCGCGCACTACCTACCAGAGACCTTCCTACCAGGCAGACTATGACGATGCTCTAGTGGCTCAG CTTGAAGAAGATCGTTACAATCAGAAGCATACCAATACACAGATAAG ATCATCACAATTGGACGATCAAAGTATTAAAACAACACCCAAATCAATCATATTAACACTCGCAGCACGCGCGGGTTCCTCATCGACCCCAGAGCCTCCCTCTCCCTTCCTTGTGTCCTTTGCGCCATCCCCCCAGTCCCCCTATGAGTCACCCCGGTACCGCAGTAGCACTAGCTCGGTTCCACGATACATCAAACCCTCATCTACTACTACACCGTTACCCACAACCACTACCACCATACCTACTAGTACAAGCACCACACTACCTCCCACAACCACGACCGTGACATATTCACCCTCCGCCGACCCATACCCACGGTTCCGGCCGTCCACTCAGTACGATCAGCACGCACCGACCGGAATCAAATTCCACCCCATCCCGGACGATCACTACTACGATGACGATAGTGACGCACCGGAAGACAGTGTCGATCAGGTCGAGCACGGGTACGCGCAACTGTCCAAGACTAGGTACGACTACGGTTCACCGTCCCGTGTCACGCCCGACTCATCGAACGATCAGTCCACGAAGCAGTTTATcacgcaaaagcttctgccaGTGTTTTCACACCAATACGCGTCCCAGTCCGATCCTCGGTCGGCATCGTCCGCTAATGCTCATGCGCTGACGGCCGACACGTACGGCGAGACTCCCTTTTCGTACGACACTCGGCCGGACTTTTCTGCATCCGGTGCTGCGGAACAGTTTGTCCCACTGACAAGCAACTTGCCACCAACTACTACCACAACTTCCACTAGGAAGCCAACAACAGCGtccaccacaaccacaacaaccaccagGAGGCCTACAACGACCtctaccaccactactactactactactaccacgaaAAAGCCCACTACAACTCCaaccactactaccactaccacaaCAACCACCTCAACGACACGAGCTCCCCCTACCACTCAAGAATCACAAcgtcaaaagttgcaaaagtttatcATCTCCGATGTGCAACCGTCTAGCTTCCGTAGTCCTTTCAGTACAACGGCAAAAGCCGTTCAGCCACTGCCCGACTATGATACCTACCTTTACCATGAGTCCATTCCGAGCAGTGTACGATCACGCAATCAGCACACGTTCCTGAAAGCCATTGCGACAACACTTTCAGCGACGCAGTCCTCCACGATCGCTACGACCACGCCGGAAGCTCCGATCGTACGATCGTTCACTACGGTAGGGTCGACTGCAGTAGCGCCTCTCGTCACATACAGCCCAAGGCTGGAACAGGTCAACCTAAACAAAGCGGTTCGTTTGCCACAACCCGCTCAGACACGGGAAGAACAACGACCCGTTCTGTCGACGTTTAGTTCCGACAGCAGGTCGGAGCAAAAGTTTAGCAGCAATAGGTTCTACAACCTTACGCTGAGTGCCGGCTTTGTCGGTTTGCCAGGATCTTCCTCGGGTGCCGCTTACCGGGGACGTGTTGAGATGCCGAGAAATCAAGAACCGGTGCCTAGGTATACTTCTTTTACGCTTTCCGACGCTGTTACGAGTAGTGTGCGCCGGTTGCCCACTACCGTGTCGGAAGCTGTACCCGAAACCACTACACCCTTAACCACAGTTACAGTACCAAGTACTACGACtagcactaccaccaccaccactactacagTAAGCCCCATTTCATTGGCCACCAGCAGTGGCCCTAGTAATGTACGTTTCGTTTTAAGCTCTAGCCTAGCTACTACCGCCCGGCCTCGAGGAGTCGCCTTCTCGAGGATCCCGGATGAAAGTGTTGCTCTTTATAAGAGCCGTGATGTACCGACAGTGACGGCCCGGATCGTTTCGACCCGACCACAGACTGTCGTCCCGACCGCTTCGAGCGATTGGGTACCGCTAATACAGGAGAAGATCCTATCCAgccccaaaacaaacacactgcaCGAGCAGGAAGATCACGAGCGTGAAACAGACGATCCGCTGCTTAGTGCGCGTGTGCCTGCAAACACGGAAGAGTCTATTGTCGCTGGTACTACGATCGCCTCGACACCACCAACTCGGTTCCCACCGAGAACCACTCTTGCGCCGTTCGGTACGCTGGAGGGtagaaaaaatgttgataaaGTACAAACCGTTCCAACGCGTGCCGGTGTGGTGAAGGAAGCACCTAACAAAGCACTCGACCCGGTAACGAATGCACCGACAAGGCCGGTTGTGTCACCATACAAAAGTTTGGAGGTACAGCGTCAAACGACGTCCTCCGATAAACCGTTCGCTTCCACGTCGAGAGTCATCTCGAATCTGTACCGTACGACCACACCCGAAATACCGGCTGTCGGTGGTCCTACGGTGAGAAGCTATCTGCAGCTAACTGCAGTGCCGAAGTTGGCGGCTATTTTGCGTGAAGCAACGACGACGGTAGCTAGTACAACTACTACtagcaccactaccaccacgaCGGTTGCTCCTCCGACAACAACTGTTAGCAGTACGAGTGAGGAACCTAGCACGACTCTTCGTACCAGTACGACCAGTACGTCCCCTGCAGTTCCAACGACTTCATTtgctagtagtagtagctcGGAAGAGGTGATCACCACCACTGCTAGCACGTTGCCTCGATCGACAGAGGTGTATCGTGGTCGGTATCGTCCCGTGTTTAGCTTTGTACGATCTTCGGAATCGTACGATGAGGTAACTACTCCACGGTATCGCTATCTGCGTAACCGTGGCCGTGATTCTCCGCGACGCTCCTACACAAGGCTACGTCCAACGCCTCAAAGCTATTCGCTAACTTCCAGCACCTTGGAGGATGTGGAGAAAATTTCGCCCGCTAGCAGTACCCTAACGCCTACCAGGGACAATAGTGGAGCGGTCGATAGTACAGTGCTATCGATTTCGACCGAGTATAGCGATCGAGCCGTAAGTTCAAGCTCAGCTTCGGCTGCTTACTTGAACCGTCTGCCAACGACCGATCGTACCAAGTATCAGTCCACTGATCGTGAGCTCTCGAAAACGGCACACGTCAAGAGTCGCTACGAACAGTTCGACTTTAATCGTACCGAAGTTGAAGATCGCGTACGTCAACCGGTAATCTCCACTACGGGACAATCTGGGATTCGTATTGTTCAGATCACAGACAAACCGGTGTACTATACCCGCTTCCATTCGACCTCCACTGAAGAGAGTTCTTTTGCTGTCGCCAACAGCAGTCGACAGCCCGAATCGACGACGAAAAAGTTCCGCGCCACGGTCGAGATGCCGGAAATGAACATACCGACCGAGAAGGAGCTACTGTCCTACCACCAGGACAGTAGTGGCAACACGTCTGAAGATGAGGATCGTGACGAGGAAGAGGACGATGAGGACGTGatcgacgacgatgacgatggtgagCCCGCGGACGAAGACCTGGCCGACTACTCGTACCTGGAAACGTCCAGTGCGCCGTCTTCCACatcgaccacgacgacgacgacgaccactaGTAAGCCCGCACCGACAACGACGACCACGTcaacgacgaccacgacgaccacTACGCCACCGGCACCGACCACTAGTAGTACAACGACCCTAAGGAGCACCTTCAAGCCGATGGCACGTGCCTCGAAACGGTACACGACGCCGCACTACGCAGCGGTCACGACCGAGCGCAATGTCTACGCGGCTGTGCCATCGCGCTTCTACCCAAGTACAACGCAAGGATCAAACCTGACGGCTGGTGCTGCCTATCTGGAACCGCGGAACCCGGACCTCCCGTACCACGGTGCACGGGCAAGCACCCTTGCTCCTCTCGCTTCCTCCCCCAATCCTTCTACCACCCCGTCCTCCCCGGATGCCGTCAGTCTGCGGATGCACGATGGCAAGGGTTACTTCCATCCGAGCAGTAGCcccagtagcagtagtagttcGCTCCCTCCACCTTCCACCTCATCCCCAGTCACTCCCACCACTACCAATGCCACCACCACtatcaccacaaccaccaccaccaccacagtcCGCCCGCCAACGACGTACTCCGCAAACAAGCTCCCACCGCGCGCTTCCAGGGTCAATAATGCCATAAAGACCACGATCGCAGCCGCACAACTGCCACGCCGATATAGCAAACCGTCCGCAGCGGGAAAAAGTATACAATGTACAGAAAACTCACTGTCCGCCAAATGCAACGAGATTCCCTCGAG AGTTAGCAACAATAACAGTAACAACAACCGCAACCGTGGCAGTTCGCAGTACGCGACCGATGGACAATCGACCGTTTCGGCCAACCGAGGAACGCACCCACC ACGTGCACGACCAACGCTGAAGCCGTCGCAGAACATCGTCTCGAAGGCGCAGGAGTTTGTCGACATCTACCGCTACCCACCAACCCGCCCGGAACCGCTATACCCGCAGCCGACGCCCGACAAGACGGCCGCCAAGTGCCGCAAGGATGTGTGCCTGCTGCCCGATTGCTCCTGCGGCGGCAAGGATGTGCCCGGCGAGCTGCCCGTTGAGCAGGTGCCGCAGATCGTGCTGCTGACGTTCGACGATTCCGTCAACGATCTGAACAAGCAGCTGTACCAGGACCTGTTCGAGCGGGGACGCGTCAACCCGAACGGCTGCCCGATCACGGCCACGTTCTACGTGTCGCACGAGTGGACCGATTACAGCCAGGTGCAGAACCTGTACGCCGACGGACACGAGATGGCATCGCACACCGTTTC tcacagCTTCGGTGAATCGTTCTCGCCGAAGAAGTGGGCCCGCGAAGTTGCCGGCCAGCGCGAGATCCTGTCCGCGTACGGTGGCGTCAAGCTGGAGGATGTGCGCGGTATGCGCGCACCGTTCCTGTCGATCGGTGGCAACAAGATGTTCAAGATGCTGCACGACTTTAACTTCACGTACGACTCGTCGATGCCGGTGTACGAGAACCGTCCGCCGAGCTGGCCGTACACGCTCGACTACAAGATCTTCCACGATTGTATGATTCCGCCGTGTCCCACCAAGAGCTATCCAG GTGTTTGGGAAGTTCCTATGGTGATGTGGCAGGATCTGAACGGTGGTCGCTGTTCGATGGGTGACGCCTGCTCCAATCCGCCCGAGGCCGAGGGCGTGTACAAGATGATCATGAAGAACTTCGAGCGGCACTACACGACCAACCGGGCACCGTTCGGACTGTACTACCACGCAGCCTGGTTCACGCAGCCGCACCACAAGGAAGGATTCATACAGTTCCTGGACGCGATCAACTCGATGAAGGACGTGTTCATCATCACCAACTGGCAGGCACTGCAGTGGGTGCGCGACCCGACGCCACTGTCCCGCATCAACTCGTTCACGCCCTTCCAGTGCAACTACGCG GGTCGTCCGAAGCGTTGCAACAACCcgaaggtatgcaatctgtGGCACAAGTCGGGCGTGCGCTACATGCGCACCTGCCAGCCCTGCCCCGACATCTACCCGTGGACCGGCAAGACGGGCATCCGCTCGTCCCGCATCGACAACGACATCGAGGTGGCCGACACCAACTAA